The Candidatus Edwardsbacteria bacterium RifOxyA12_full_54_48 region ATTTACATCAAAAAATATTAATAAATTTGTATACTTTAAAGACGATGCCTTGCCTAAAGATTTCAATGCTATTAGAAAACCTGGCATAATTTATGTGTTTTATTACAATAACAAATATGTTGTTTTGGGTTTTGGGAAGAAAAATCAAAATATAATACGATCCGATTCTGACGAATTTAAGCAGTTTTATGAGGTTTATATAAATGAGTATAAACGAATATATAAAAAATAATTATTTTAGTACGGGTATATTTTGAAACCATTCCAATTCTTTATAACAGACTATAACTTTAAATCATTTAATGTTTGATGAATAAAAGCCTATCAACCCGTATCACCGGCATGGTGCAGGGCGTGGGGTTCAGGTATTACGTATCGCAACAGGCCAGGCATCTTGGGCTGGCCGGTTATGTTCGCAACCTGCCGGACGGCTCGGTGGAGGCCGAGGTTGAAGGCGAAGAGGATAAGTTGAAACAATTCATCGTGGCGCTCAAGGCAGGGCCGTCCGGCGCGGTGGTGGAGGAGGTCAAGGTGGAGTGGGGAGAATACGGCGGGAGATACCGGGGGTTTAATATAACGCATTGACCACCCCTTTCATCCCCTCCTTGCACTTCGACAGGCTCAGTACAGGCTCAAGGAGGGGAAAGAGGGGAGGTCTAAAACCACCAACTCAACCCTTGAATTCCCTTCTCTTGCCAAGAGAAGGGCGGGGATGAGTTCAGAACCAAAGACGCCCCTCTTACTCACCCCTTGATAGGGGATATGCGGGCCGGGCAGGGCAACCCCTGGATTCCTGCTCCCCGCCTCCGCGAGGACAAGCTTCACGGGAATGACAAAAAACTTTGTGTCTTTTGTGCCCTTTGTGGTTAAAGTGCCTGGATTCCCGATTACTCGGGAATGACAAACGACTTTTGTGGATTGCTTCATCAGAAAAGCAGCGAAGTCCTTTCGCAATGATGTAAGAGGCGCGTCATCCTTAAGGTGTCACCCGTTCGGCCTGTTGGGCGGGCAGATTTCTCAGGGTGACGAAAGGATTCTTCGGCTTGCCGGGCAGGGCATTGGGCTCAGAATGACGAAAGGCCATTTGGCGGGGGTGAGGTCAAAACTCTCCCCTTGATAGGGGAGATGCGGGCCAAGCAAGAAAAGTCTTTGTGCCTTGGTGGTTAAAGTGCCCTGGATTCCCGATTGCTCGGGAATGACAATCGAAGTATTATGAAAATCAAACAAAGTATCATATAACTCATCAGGAGCAGAACATGGCAGTCAATCTGGAAAAATTCATCAGAGAAGTGCCGGACTTTCCCAAGCAGGGCATCGGCTTCAAGGACATCACCACACTGCTAAAGGACGCCGAGGGCTTCAAGCTGGCGGTGGACCAGCTGTCGGAGCAGTTGAAGGATGTCAAGATTGACGCCATCGCGGTGGTAGAGTCCCGGGGCTTTCCCTTCGGCTCGGCCCTGGCCTACAAGCTGGGCACCGGCCTGCTGCTGGTCCGCAAGCCCGGAAAACTGCCGGCCAAGACCATCCGCCAGGAATATGAGCTGGAATACGGCACCGACGCCCTGGAGATCCACCAGGACGCCATCAAGCCGGGACAGAATGTCCTGATCGTGGACGACCTTCTGGCCACCGGAGGAACGGCCATGGCGGTGGCACAATTGGTGGAGAAACTCCAGGGAAAGGTGGCCGCCATCGCTTTTGTGGTGGAGCTGGATTTCCTGAAAGGGCGGGAGAAGCTGGCCGGTCATAAGGTGGTTTCATTGGTGCACTATCAAAGCGAGTAATTGAAAAACAGGATCACATATCTTTTCCTGCTGGCGGCCCTTTGGCTGCTGATCGGGGCCGGTCAGGCCCGGGCCCAGCAGGCCTCGCCGGCCGACTCCGCCTCCGGGTATTTTCAGGAATACTTCTCCCGGCTGATGGAGGAGTGGCGCCTCAACCAGGTCCAGGAGCTGGCCAAACAGTGGGGCATTTCTGCGATGGGCACCAAGGGCATCAGGATGAACCGCAGCTTCTGGGAGGAACGACTGAGCCTGGTGATGTGGCTGCCCCGCAGCAGCCGGGGGCAGAGCCTGGTGCTGGAGTATCAGTTAAAAAAGCACTTCCTGGTCAGGGGGGAGATCGACCGGCATTCCCGAAGCGACAATGCCTGGCTGGACTTCATCTTCCGGACGGAATATTGAAGGGTTAAACTTTGGCAACGGTAACAGGGTCAAATATCCCTGTAAGCTGTTAGTTAAATTTATTTTAGGTGTCAACATGAAACGAATGATCGCGGCAATGCTCCTGGTCCTTTTGACCATTCCGGCCCTGGCCCAGGACGGCTATTTCGGCAAGAACAAGGTCAAATACAAGAATTTTCGCTGGGAGAAGATCACCACCGAGAATTTCGAGATCTACTATTACCAGGGCGGGCGGGAGCTGGCCCAGGTGGCGGCTCGGATGGCCGAGAACGCCGGGCGCAGGATATCCCAGGACATGGGGCACACCCTGTACAATAAGATACCCATCGTGTTGTACACCTCTCACAATGATTTCGCCCAGACCAACATCGCCCAGGATATCATAGACGAAGGGGCGGGTGGTTTCACCACTTTGCTCAAGAACCGGGTGGTGGTGCCCTATACCGGCTCCTATGCCGACCTGGATCATGTGATCACCCATGAACTGGTCCATGCCTTCATGTTCGACCTGTTCTTCGGGAAATCCATGGAATCCATCTTCTCCCAGCAGAGCCTGATGCAGCTGCCCCTGTGGTTCGTGGAGGGGATGGCCGAATACGAATCGCGGGGCTGGGATCCCGAGACCGAGATGATAATCAAGGACCTGGCGCTCAACCAGCGGCTGATCCCCATCCAGGAGCTGGAGGGATACGGCGGGAGCTATTTCGTCTACAAAGAGGGCCAGGCCATCATCAAGTTCATAGTCGAGAGGTACGGACAGCAGAAGATCGGCGAGATGTTCCACATGCTGAAATCCAGCCGCAGCATGGACAACACCTGCGAAAAACTTCTGGGCAGCAACGTCGAAAAGCTGTCGGAG contains the following coding sequences:
- a CDS encoding acylphosphatase, with product MNKSLSTRITGMVQGVGFRYYVSQQARHLGLAGYVRNLPDGSVEAEVEGEEDKLKQFIVALKAGPSGAVVEEVKVEWGEYGGRYRGFNITH
- a CDS encoding adenine phosphoribosyltransferase — protein: MAVNLEKFIREVPDFPKQGIGFKDITTLLKDAEGFKLAVDQLSEQLKDVKIDAIAVVESRGFPFGSALAYKLGTGLLLVRKPGKLPAKTIRQEYELEYGTDALEIHQDAIKPGQNVLIVDDLLATGGTAMAVAQLVEKLQGKVAAIAFVVELDFLKGREKLAGHKVVSLVHYQSE